One region of Brassica napus cultivar Da-Ae chromosome A10, Da-Ae, whole genome shotgun sequence genomic DNA includes:
- the LOC106420260 gene encoding uncharacterized protein LOC106420260, giving the protein MESTELQDIDFFRSFSDHTSLTFFTPTTSSLRSDSVSEDPDSPKPQNEEEDEYVEELTRQMTNYMLQDDEKHQKSCSGGSGSGSGSGSPQSTLWSPFASGYSSPIGPSREPSPPLTPVTAVETQPVMIPFQSKQALIDDQIRSIQANFHKIKKEKDKQRKDDVLGHKARSYHQQQRPRSGVKAVFVDGSGSKTGSGGTGVFLPRSHGTVVETRKKTGCSTVIIPARVVEALKVHFEKLGVPSTFSSDIPPFHDALLVSMKNKNNKSSSSTRGQSGAPYMAETSAETHQEPPADLPHEWTY; this is encoded by the exons ATGGAATCTACTGAACTGCAAGACATAGATTTCTTTAGATCCTTTTCCGACCACACAAGCCTAACTTTCTTCACTCCAACCACAAGCTCCCTCCGATCCGACTCCGTATCCGAAGACCCGGATTCACCAAAGCCAcagaacgaagaagaagacgagtACGTCGAAGAGTTGACTCGTCAGATGACTAACTATATGCTTCAAGATGACGAAAAGCATCAGAAG TCTTGTAGTGGTGGTAGTGGCTCTGGCTCTGGCTCTGGGTCGCCGCAATCTACTCTTTGGTCACCTTTCGCCTCCGGTTACAGCAGCCCTATCGGTCCTTCCAGAGAACCATCGCCACCGCTAACTCCGGTGACGGCGGTGGAGACGCAACCCGTTATGATTCCTTTTCAATCAAAACAAGCTTTAATCGATGACCAGATCCGATCTATTCAAGCTAAC TTCCATAAGATCAAAAAGGAGAAAGATAAGCAACGTAAAGATGACGTGTTAGGACACAAAGCAAGGAGCTACCACCAACAACAGAGACCAAGGTCGGGCGTGAAGGCGGTGTTCGTTGACGGGTCAGGTTCGAAAACCGGGTCGGGTGGAACTGGAGTGTTCTTACCGCGTAGTCATGGTACTGTCGTGGAGACACGCAAGAAAACAG GATGTTCAACAGTAATAATACCAGCAAGAGTAGTTGAAGCCTTGAAAGTTCACTTTGAAAAATTGGGCGTTCCTTCTACATTCTCTTCTGATATccctccttttcatg ATGCTTTGTTGGTGTCCATgaagaacaaaaacaacaaaagtaGTTCATCAACTCGGGGTCAAAGTGGAGCACCGTACATGGCGGAGACGTCGGCAGAGACCCACCAAGAACCACCGGCGGATTTGCCACATGAATGGACGTACTGA
- the LOC106420449 gene encoding copper transporter 3-like: MYIVLHTKLQPKHKTIINNPHVHTHTRRKPLHQLITSLNNMNDMMGGSSHAAPAPSPSAFFQHRRRHHGGMMHMTFFWGKNTEVLFDGWPGTSLTMYWVCLASIFVASALSEWISRCGVMKAGPASFGGGLVQTLFYTVRAGLSYLIMLAVMSFNGGVFLAAMAGFGLGFMIFGSRSFKDTGSNNNHTEIQSHC, encoded by the coding sequence ATGTACATTGTACTACACACCAAACTCCAACCCAAAcacaaaactattataaataACCCACATGTACACACGCATACAAGAAGGAAACCCTTACATCAGTTAATAACATCTCTAAACAATATGAACGACATGATGGGTGGATCTTCTCATGCCGCTCCGGCACCTTCACCGTCGGCGTTTTTCCAACATCGCCGCCGTCATCACGGTGGCATGATGCACATGACCTTCTTCTGGGGGAAAAACACGGAGGTTCTATTCGACGGATGGCCAGGGACCAGTCTGACTATGTATTGGGTCTGCCTAGCCTCCATTTTCGTCGCTTCCGCATTGTCGGAGTGGATTTCGCGATGCGGGGTCATGAAAGCCGGTCCAGCGAGCTTTGGTGGCGGGCTAGTCCAGACGTTATTTTACACTGTGAGAGCTGGTTTGTCTTATTTGATCATGCTGGCCGTGATGTCATTCAATGGAGGAGTCTTCTTGGCTGCAATGGCTGGttttggattagggtttatgatttttgGAAGTAGGTCTTTTAAGGACACTGGAAGTAATAACAATCACACCGAAATTCAGTCACATTGTTGA